One Natator depressus isolate rNatDep1 chromosome 3, rNatDep2.hap1, whole genome shotgun sequence DNA segment encodes these proteins:
- the LOC141984210 gene encoding uncharacterized protein LOC141984210, which translates to MQSSSAEVTMMESQNRKRAPAWTEREVWDLIAVWGEESVLSELRSSFRNAKTFVKISQGMKDRGHNRDPKQCRVKLKELRQAYQKTREANGRSGSEPQTCRFYDELHAILGGSATTTPAVLFDSFNGDGGNTEAGFGDEEDDDDDEVVDSSQQASGETGFPDSQELFLTLDLEPVPPEPTQGCLLDPAGGEGTSAACVSMITGSSPSQRLVKIRKKKKRTRDEMFSELMLSSHTDRAQTNAWRQIMSDCRKAQNDQEERWRAEESKWRAEESKWRAEERAEARMWRQRDERRQDSMLRLLEDQTSMLQCMVELQQRQLEHRLPLQPLCNQPPSSPSSIASTPRRPRTRWGGHQPTSHSTTEDCPKKRRLSFNKF; encoded by the exons atgcagagctcatcagcagaggtgaccatgatggagtctcagaatcgcaaaagagctccagcatggaccgaacgggaggtatgggatctgatcgctgtatggggagaggaatccgtgctatcagaactccgttccagttttcgaaatgccaaaacctttgtcaaaatctcccagggcatgaaggacagaggccataacagggacccgaagcagtgccgcgtgaaactgaaggagctgaggcaagcctaccagaaaaccagagaggcgaacggccgctccgggtcagagccccaaacgtgccgcttctatgatgagctgcatgccattttagggggttcagccaccactaccccagccgtgttgtttgactccttcaatggagatggaggcaatacggaagcaggttttggggacgaagaagatgatgatgatgacgaggttgtagatagctcacagcaagcaagcggagaaaccggttttcctgacagccaggaactgtttctcaccctggacctggagccagtaccccctgaacccacccaaggctgcctcctggacccagcaggcggagaagggacctccg ctgcatgtgtttcaatgatcacaggatcttctccttcccagaggctagtgaagattagaaagaaaaaaaaacgcactcgagatgaaatgttctccgagctcatgctgtcctcccacactgacagagcacagacgaatgcgtggaggcaaataatgtcagactgcaggaaagcacaaaatgaccaggaggagaggtggcgggctgaagagagtaagtggcgggctgaagagagtaagtggcgggctgaagagagggctgaagctcgaatgtggcggcagcgtgatgagaggaggcaggattcaatgctgaggctgctggaggaccaaaccagtatgctccagtgtatggttgagctgcagcaaaggcagctggagcacagactgccactacagcccctgtgtaaccaaccgccctcctccccaagttccatagcctccacacccagacgcccaagaacgcggtggggtggccaccagccaaccagccactccaccacagaggattgccccaaaaaaagaaggctgtcattcaataaattttaa